The genomic window TTTACCGCGTAATACGCTGTCTTGCTGTGAAGCTACTAATTCTTTAGTCGCTTTTAATTCTTTTTCTAGCTCGGCGATGCGGTCTTCACCCGTCTCAACCGTACCTTCAGCAGCTTCAACCTCTTCTGCTTCAACCTCTTCGGCTTCAACTTGCTCAACACTCTCTTCGTTTTCAATGTTTTGTGCGTTTAAATCTTGTTCGCTCATCATTCTTCCAAACAATAGTTCCTATTCATTGCTCATTATTATGGGGATCATCGACTTCGATTCAAGGGTGAAACCACAATTTTTGTGAGATTTTTTAAAGCCATCATCCACCTCATTAAAAAGTAGCTTTCAAAAGCTACATGCGTATACTTGATCTTATGTTCAACAGTTTGAAATCATTATGAAAGCGGTCTTTAAGAGCATTGGCTTAATTGGCAAGAGTCATCACAGAGAAACTTGTGAGACCATCACCCACCTTATCGAATTTCTTTCCTCTCAAGGCTATCGCGTTTTCGTCGAAGAAAACTCGGCGAAAGATATTGCTATTACTCCCGCTAAGCTTGCGTCAATCACCGGCATTGGCGAGCAATGTGACTTAGCGATTGTGGTTGGCGGTGACGGCAATATGCTTGGTGCAGCACGTGTTTTAGCACGCTATGACATTTCAGTGGTTGGCGTTAATCGCGGTAACTTAGGCTTTTTAACCGATATCGATCCCGATAATACCGACACGCCACTGACCGAAATTCTCAACGGCAATTACATCACCGAAAAGCGCTTCTTATTAGAAATGAAAGTGCTGCGTCACGGCCAGTTAAAAAGCTGTAACAGCGCCATGAATGAGGTGGTGTTGCACGCCGCCAAAGTGGCCAACATGATTGAGTTTGAGCTCTATATCGACGATTTATTTGTCTATCATCAGCGCAGCGATGGCCTGATCACTTCAACCCCAACAGGCTCAACCGCCTATTCCCTCTCTGGTGGCGGCCCGATCTTAACTCCAAACATGGATGCAATATCGCTGGTGCCGATGTTTCCGCATACCCTGAGTTCACGCCCGATCGTTATCGACGGCAATAGCAACATCAGCCTGCGGATCCCAAGTTATCTATCAGACAACATTCAAGTGAGTTGTGACGGTCAAGTCAGTGTCGAGATTTTACCGGGTGATGAGGTGAAAATTAGTAAGTGCCAATATCATTTACGCCTTATTCATCCAAAAGATTACAGCTATTACGAGGTACTGCGCAGCAAACTTAATTGGAGCGAACAAAAAGTTACTAAGCGCAAACCTTGACCAATTTTTAATTCGCGCCTATCATTGGCGGCAGGCTTGAGAGACGCCTGTTCCGCCAAAGATGAATTCACTCTTCTACCAAAAGCTTATCTAAAGCAACAATCTATGAATCAGTTCAGTATGAGCTAAGTAGGCCCCGCGGAATGCCACAACGACTTAGAGGATATTGAAGATGATTTATCAATCTCACCAATTTTTATCCAGACTTTCCCACCAAACATCAGGGGAATTGTCATGGAATTAGCCGTTAACGAATTAAAAATCCAAGCCAAGAAGCGTCTTAAACACTTAAAAACCGACGAGCAAGATTTTGCGCTATTTCAAAAAAAGCACAAGCTGGCGTTAGGCGGCAGTGACGAACTGCAACTCAAGCACGTCCTGTTATCTAGTGCACGAGAACTAGGCTTTACTAGCTGGCAGCAGCAAGTTAATGTGTTTTCCGGTCAATCATCCACCGAACAATTGGATATGGGCACGCTATTTTACCCAAGAGGCTGTCACGGATTAACCAACGAATGGTTTGCAAGCTATCACGAAGCACAGCAAGTAATGGCACAAGATAGCGAGAATAAATGGCTGCTCCCCTACAAAACTCAGTTTATGGTAGTCACGCGCGATTATATGGCGGCGTTTAATTTACCGCTTGAAGCCACTAATTGGTTAGACGACATCAAGCGTGATATGGCTAGGAGCTACAACACGCCGCTGTGGGACAAAATTGTGGTTTCAATATTAAGACACCGTCAATAAACGGTATTTATAACCAGCCTTTTTGTTTAGCGATGCGCGCCGCTTCAATGCGGTTCGCAGCGCCAAGTTTGGATGAAGCTTCCGACAGATAATTGCGCACAGTACCTTGCGAGAGAAAAATCTCTTTACTGATTTGCTCGGTCGTTTTGCCATCAAGCGCCAGTCGCAATACTTTGCGCTCTTTATCAGTTAACGGATCGACTTCGCCCCACGCCGAGGTAATCAGCTCTGGCGCGACAATCACTTTACCTGCGTGAATTTGACGCACAGCTTGGGCGAGTGAATCTGATGGTGCATCTTTGAGTAAATACCCTTTTACACCTGCGTCCATCGCACGACGTAAGTAACCACTTCGCGTAAAGGTGGTAAGGATCATAACCTTCGCATTGTGCTTGGTTCGATGTAATTCTTGCGCCAATTCAATGCCCGTCATCTGTGGCATTTCAATATCTGTTAGCACGACATCCACCTCATGTTGCTGTGCTAATTCCAGCGCCTGCACGCCATTTTCAGCACTGGCAACAACAGTTAAATCGTCTTCCATTTCAAGTAATGCCGAAAGTGCGCCAAGTACCATCGATTGATCTTCGGCAATAAGTATTTTTATCATTAATCTCTAATTTCCAATTTCGGGTGCAACTGGTAGTAAAAAGCTCAGTTTAGTGGGCGCATTTTGAATGTGCATTTCACCACCGAGTTTTGCGATGCGCTGGCGCATGCTGTTGATACCGCTATTTGCTTGGTAGTCATTCATCTCACCCTGATCGGTAATAGCCAGTTCAATAACATTGTCTTTCTCGCGTAGTGTCACCCATGCTTTTTCTGTTTCTGCATGACGCACGATGTTAGTAATCGCTTCGCGGGTAATTAACGCCAGTTGAGACTCTGTATCGGCAGTTAATTCCAGCGCCTCGATATCACTAATCAATTCGATATCAGCGGCCTTGGTTGCAACTTGTGCTTGCAATAATTCATCGCGAATAGTGGCTTGGTTGTAGCCAACAACGGCTCCTCTAACTTGCGCTAACGTCTCGCGTGATAACTGCTCTACCGCCTTAATTTCATCACGGATCTTCTCAAGCTCAATGCCTTTGTCGATCATTTTGCTCGCTAATTCAGATTTTAAAGTAATCACCGATAGGCTATGACCAAGAATGTCGTGTAAGTCACGGCCAATGCGTTCCCGTTCTGCTGTTTTAGCCAAGGCTTCAATTTGCTGTTGCGACAGTTTTAAGGCCTTATTTTTACGTTCCACTTCCGCTTGATGCACTGTCATCAAACCAATGATGAACGAGAACAACACTGCAGGTATCCAAAAATAGGTGGATTGCTGGGTGAGCGCGGCAAATAAACCGATGCTACATATGATGAACGTCAGTGCCCCCAAGGCCACGCGATAGGTCTTAAACTGAGAACACGCCGCTGCTGCGTAAACAAAAAACACGCTGGCACCGAAATTAAACTGTGCCATCACCACACCAATGATAAAGATGCTGGCGATGCAGGCGATAAGCTGCGGCCCGTGCACCCACAGCGAGCTGAAATAACAGGCTAGGAATGCAAGCAATCCAACAGCCACTACAAGGACATCAATGCCAGAGACGGGATCAAAATAGAGATTAACGAAGAATATCGCTAAATACGCCAGTGACAAATAAGGAATGAGTCCCATGTGACTTGGCACTAGCTTTGAGTGTATTTTCTTTAATAAATTCATGCGCTAACTCTATTATGTCTGGTTTAGTTATTCAACAAACTCAACGTTGTCGATCATTAATTCAAAAGCATTGATCGGTGTTGACGCCACAATCACCATGCCAGTTACACTGCTCAGTAAGTCTGGCTTAATCGTTTTAAAAGACACCGTTTGGTCTTGCCAACTATCGGAAACATTAAAGGGGATTTCGACAGGACGCATCGCTTGTTTGGTCGACATCAACATTAATTTGTATTGCCCAACCGTCCCTTTGCTCGACAATTTAACGCCAGACAAATTGCGTAAATCCACCGGCGATTTGTTGTTTTTACTAAAAGAGATAAATGCCCCCGCCCAAGGAAAATTAAATTTGCGTCTAACGTCACCTTTAATATGTAGATAACCGTTTTCTCCTTCATTAGCCGCTTCGATTTTAACGGTTGAATTACCACCGAACTGCTCGTCAGTCGTTGGATACCACTGCGTTTTTAACGCTGAAGTTAAATCATTATCAAAGGTGCTAAACATCATTGATGAAAGCTTTTTATTTGCAGAGTCATTTGTTTGATAGTCGATGGGAAATCCGTTTTTATACACCTTCACGATTTTACGGGTGTTGGTAATCAACTGGCGTGGATCGCCATTAAGCAGCAAAAAATCCGCTCTCTTGTTCACCGCTATGATTCCGCGATCCGTTAACTTAAACGCTTTAGCGACATTGGACGTCGCGGCTTTTAGCGCATCATCGGTGCTCAGCCCACTTTCAACTAACAGCGCAAGTTCGCTGTGTAGACTAATGCCATGTACTGTGCCTGGATTTGGCGCATCACTACCCGCTAAGATCATCACGCCAGCACGATGCATAGTACCGATATGACGTTGTGCATTAGCAAAGAGTTGCGGCCGTGCTTTAGCGCGGCGTAAGCTAGCGAGTTGAGAGCGCCATTGTTCGGCATTGAGATGAGTAACGTTTTTAAAGCTATCCACTAGCTCGTTGGTTTTATTGACGCCAACCATCGAGGCTAGAATTGATAACGTCGGAATGACAAATTGCTGATTTTTAGCCATATCACCAGCCAGCTCGTCAACGTTTCGATTGTCCATAAATCCGTGGACTAAACCGTCAGCGCCAGCATCAATAACATCACGCGCCGATTGATAATCACTAATATGAACCACAGCTAGTTTGTTTTCACGGTGCGCCGCATCTATTAACGCCTTGAGCGTCGCTTTATCAATCGAAGGCATATGACGGCCATGGGCGCTGTAGACGATTTTTATATAATCAGCTCCCTCATCGATACGCGCCTTAACAAAGTCTTGCGCTTGCCCAGCATTTTCTATCGTATCGATATGAAAACCATATTCTGTGCCATGTCCTTCTGGGGCGGTAATCAAGGTTCCCGCGGAAAATAGATCCGCTTGTTGCACATCGTCACTGGCGTTATTACGCATCGCGCGCTGCGTGGATGCAAACGCGGTGTTGGTAAACATATCAAGCTCCGTCGTCACCCCATATTTTACGGCATCTTTGAGTGCGTTATCCCACGCGTGAGTGTGCGCATCAATTAAGCCCGGTATTAAATATTGACCAGTGGCGTCTATCTTCTGAGCATCGTTATATTTCTCTGTCAGTTGCTCACCCACGTCGATAATCATCCCTGATTTAAAGGCGACATCAACCTTTCCGCGCCACTCATGTCCATCAAAAACTTCAGCGCCTGTGATCACAGTTACTTGCTCTTTATTTGCTATAGCAGCTGAAGGCGCAGGCGTTGGTAATAGGCTAAAAAACGCCGCCAACAAGCCAATAATAACGGTAAAAATTAGTGTATTTTTCATTGTTTTTTCCTTAGGGCCTGTTGAACTTTGGTGAAGGTTTTTGCAGCGAATTGTTCGGGGTTTATACAAGGCAGAGCCTACGACGCTTAGTGGGCTAAGCTAGTAGGCGATAACGCCGTAGAAATCACGAACAAACGCTGTCCTTCGGATGCAATGACAAGACATTTTCACTACGTTTTTCGTCGCTCGCCTAGGTAAACTAGGCGTCGCTCCTCATGCCTTGCGAAAAAGCCTTGTCAATTGCACAAAATTCATCCTCGAAAGTTCAGCAGGCCCTATTTTGTTTGACAGTGGTGATAGCCTTTTACCGCAATAAAACTTGCGACAATGAGTGTGATGATTAAACACCCAATATGCAGCCAAATAGATTGCCCTAAGCTCATATCCACCAGCGATAACCCCAGTTGTGATAAATGATATGGCGGTAATGCCATTGCCATTTTTTGCAACCACGTTGGAAAAATAATTACAGGAATTGCAAGACCTGATAGAAAGGCGCTCGGCAAAAAAATCAAATTAAGCACAGCCGTTGCCGCTTTGCCTTTGACCCAAAAACCGATAGCTAAGCCAATGGCGCAAAATGGCAAGCTACCAATCAGCATTAACCCCGCAATGGCTAACCACTGTGAGCGCGCTAACACAACGTCGCCGAATACAGCGCCAAGGGTAAATAAGCCAATGACAATCACCAACGAAAATACAATGGCATTAACCAACTTCGCCGCCATGTATTGCCATGCCGATACTGGTGAAATTTGCTTGATTGCGAGCCAACCTTTGTCGCGCTCGGAAGCAACACTGGCGCCAAACCCGAATAGCGCAGGCGCCATAATGCCAAATACGCCATAAGACACCATCAAATATGTTGAGGAGTTTTGACCACCGTGGTCGCTAAATACTATGCCGAAAAATACATAGAACATCAGAGGAAATGCCAATGTCGGCCAAATAAAACTAGGCTCGCGCAGTGCCATTTTAATATCTAATGTCAGCTCATGAACAAATGATGACCTATTATGCGTTTCAATTAAGGTATTCATGCCGCACTCTCCTGTTGTGAGTCCATATCTTGGGTTAGTTGAATAAATGCTTGCTCTAAATCGCAGTTGCTGATGGTGAGATCATCGATATCGGCATCGAGCACCTGCCATTTGGCAAGCGTCTCAGCTGCATTTGTTGTGGTCACTTCAAGGTAGTTTCCGTATTGTGCGACATTAACCACACCAGCCAGCGCGCGAACGCTCGCCATGGCAATCGATGTTTTCGCTTTTATTAGCTTGTGAGAAAACGCCACTTTTAAGCCCTGCGGTGTATCATCAGCAATAATACGACCGCCTTTGAGTACGACGATGCGATCGCTTAACGCGTCTGCTTCTTCTAAATAATGAGTAGTTAACAAGATTGTTTTACCAAGCGATTTATAACGCTCGATCACCTGCCATAAAACACGGCGCGTTGTAACGTCCATGCCAACGCTTGGTTCGTCTAAAAACAACAGGTCTGGATCGCCACACAAGGCAATAGCCAGCAGCACCAGCTGTTTTTGACCGCCTGATAGCGCGCCGAAATATTTATCTTTAATGCCATCGAGCTGTAAATCGCTATAAAGCTGCGTTAGCGGTAATGGCTGATCGTAGTAACTGCGAAAAAGCTCAAGTAGCTCACTGACTTTAGCGCGCTCGGGCGCTGCCGAGTCTTGCAACATAACACCTAAACGCTGACGCACTTCTTTGCTGCTGTGGAGCTGACCAAAGATTTCAATATCTCCACACTGCGCTTTGAGACGCCCTAGCATCAGATTGATTAACGTACTTTTTCCCGCGCCATTAGCGCCGAGCAAACACACCACCTGTCCGCGGTTTATAGTGAGGGATAGTTCATTGAGGACACGCTGCTTCACATCACTTTTGACGTATTGAAAGCTCAGCGCTTTGATATCGATTATTGAGGACATTGTTTTCTCCTATCAGTTGATAGGGTTATCATGCCCACTTGCAATTTGATTAATTAGAGCAATTTGTCATGACTCGATATGACAAATGTCATGTGTATAAAAATTTTTTTGCACCTCGTTGTAATAAACCCAATTCGCTTGCCACTAACTAGGTATCTTTTTTGAGAAATTCATTGATAGGACATTCATGACCAGCGATTTTTATCAACTGTCGATACTGCCTTTTGCCGGCATCATCATCAAAATCTGCCGCGCGTATACCAACACGCAAGAAGATTTTGAAGATTATTACCAAGAAGTGTGTCTGCAAATTTGGCGTAGTAAAGACAACTTTAACGGCCAAAGCGAATGGTCTACGTGGATCTACCGCATTTCGTTAAATGTCTGTTTGACCTATTTGAAAAAGCGCAAAAACGGCGACAACACCATAGTGTCTGACGCCCTGCCGGAAGAAGCTGTCGATGACAGCAAGGCCTTTGCCAATGACGATATTAATGTGCTCTACAACGCCATTAAGCATTTATCAGAAACCGATCGCGCAGTGATACTGCTTTATCTCGAAGAGAAGTCATATCAAGAAATTAGCGACATTATCGGCAGTAACGTCAACAACATCGGCGTACGTATTAGCCGGATCAAATCTAA from Psychrobium sp. MM17-31 includes these protein-coding regions:
- a CDS encoding sensor histidine kinase, with product MNLLKKIHSKLVPSHMGLIPYLSLAYLAIFFVNLYFDPVSGIDVLVVAVGLLAFLACYFSSLWVHGPQLIACIASIFIIGVVMAQFNFGASVFFVYAAAACSQFKTYRVALGALTFIICSIGLFAALTQQSTYFWIPAVLFSFIIGLMTVHQAEVERKNKALKLSQQQIEALAKTAERERIGRDLHDILGHSLSVITLKSELASKMIDKGIELEKIRDEIKAVEQLSRETLAQVRGAVVGYNQATIRDELLQAQVATKAADIELISDIEALELTADTESQLALITREAITNIVRHAETEKAWVTLREKDNVIELAITDQGEMNDYQANSGINSMRQRIAKLGGEMHIQNAPTKLSFLLPVAPEIGN
- a CDS encoding response regulator transcription factor, yielding MIKILIAEDQSMVLGALSALLEMEDDLTVVASAENGVQALELAQQHEVDVVLTDIEMPQMTGIELAQELHRTKHNAKVMILTTFTRSGYLRRAMDAGVKGYLLKDAPSDSLAQAVRQIHAGKVIVAPELITSAWGEVDPLTDKERKVLRLALDGKTTEQISKEIFLSQGTVRNYLSEASSKLGAANRIEAARIAKQKGWL
- the nadK gene encoding NAD(+) kinase produces the protein MKAVFKSIGLIGKSHHRETCETITHLIEFLSSQGYRVFVEENSAKDIAITPAKLASITGIGEQCDLAIVVGGDGNMLGAARVLARYDISVVGVNRGNLGFLTDIDPDNTDTPLTEILNGNYITEKRFLLEMKVLRHGQLKSCNSAMNEVVLHAAKVANMIEFELYIDDLFVYHQRSDGLITSTPTGSTAYSLSGGGPILTPNMDAISLVPMFPHTLSSRPIVIDGNSNISLRIPSYLSDNIQVSCDGQVSVEILPGDEVKISKCQYHLRLIHPKDYSYYEVLRSKLNWSEQKVTKRKP
- a CDS encoding RNA polymerase sigma factor gives rise to the protein MTSDFYQLSILPFAGIIIKICRAYTNTQEDFEDYYQEVCLQIWRSKDNFNGQSEWSTWIYRISLNVCLTYLKKRKNGDNTIVSDALPEEAVDDSKAFANDDINVLYNAIKHLSETDRAVILLYLEEKSYQEISDIIGSNVNNIGVRISRIKSKLSKFIASEE
- a CDS encoding ABC transporter ATP-binding protein, which translates into the protein MSSIIDIKALSFQYVKSDVKQRVLNELSLTINRGQVVCLLGANGAGKSTLINLMLGRLKAQCGDIEIFGQLHSSKEVRQRLGVMLQDSAAPERAKVSELLELFRSYYDQPLPLTQLYSDLQLDGIKDKYFGALSGGQKQLVLLAIALCGDPDLLFLDEPSVGMDVTTRRVLWQVIERYKSLGKTILLTTHYLEEADALSDRIVVLKGGRIIADDTPQGLKVAFSHKLIKAKTSIAMASVRALAGVVNVAQYGNYLEVTTTNAAETLAKWQVLDADIDDLTISNCDLEQAFIQLTQDMDSQQESAA
- a CDS encoding ABC transporter permease; translated protein: MNTLIETHNRSSFVHELTLDIKMALREPSFIWPTLAFPLMFYVFFGIVFSDHGGQNSSTYLMVSYGVFGIMAPALFGFGASVASERDKGWLAIKQISPVSAWQYMAAKLVNAIVFSLVIVIGLFTLGAVFGDVVLARSQWLAIAGLMLIGSLPFCAIGLAIGFWVKGKAATAVLNLIFLPSAFLSGLAIPVIIFPTWLQKMAMALPPYHLSQLGLSLVDMSLGQSIWLHIGCLIITLIVASFIAVKGYHHCQTK
- a CDS encoding CIA30 family protein, with the translated sequence MKNTLIFTVIIGLLAAFFSLLPTPAPSAAIANKEQVTVITGAEVFDGHEWRGKVDVAFKSGMIIDVGEQLTEKYNDAQKIDATGQYLIPGLIDAHTHAWDNALKDAVKYGVTTELDMFTNTAFASTQRAMRNNASDDVQQADLFSAGTLITAPEGHGTEYGFHIDTIENAGQAQDFVKARIDEGADYIKIVYSAHGRHMPSIDKATLKALIDAAHRENKLAVVHISDYQSARDVIDAGADGLVHGFMDNRNVDELAGDMAKNQQFVIPTLSILASMVGVNKTNELVDSFKNVTHLNAEQWRSQLASLRRAKARPQLFANAQRHIGTMHRAGVMILAGSDAPNPGTVHGISLHSELALLVESGLSTDDALKAATSNVAKAFKLTDRGIIAVNKRADFLLLNGDPRQLITNTRKIVKVYKNGFPIDYQTNDSANKKLSSMMFSTFDNDLTSALKTQWYPTTDEQFGGNSTVKIEAANEGENGYLHIKGDVRRKFNFPWAGAFISFSKNNKSPVDLRNLSGVKLSSKGTVGQYKLMLMSTKQAMRPVEIPFNVSDSWQDQTVSFKTIKPDLLSSVTGMVIVASTPINAFELMIDNVEFVE